One genomic segment of Candidatus Margulisiibacteriota bacterium includes these proteins:
- the glnA gene encoding type I glutamate--ammonia ligase has product MTINAAGKEILQRVKKAEVKFILLQFTDILGMMKCVTIPASRLEDVLDKGIWFDGSSIEGFTRIAESDMFLKPDVATYQLIPWKLEGKKSARLICDVYTPDGQPFEGDPRSILKRALAEANKMGYHFNTGPEVEFYLFKKEDGRITTAPHDIGGYFDYPARDFASEVREDMIFALEAMGMEVEMSHHEVGPGQHEIAVRYSNALTSADNTVTLKYVIKSIAAQHGLYASFMPKPLFGQAGSGMHVHQSLFDKKGKSAFFDAKDKYKLSEVAYSYLAGQLAHARALTAVVAPTVNSYKRLVSGYEAPVYICWGQVNRSALIRIPRYSPGRELSTRMELRCPDPACNPYLAFAAMLMCGLDGVKRGLKPPKPVEENVYHLDPARLKELKIEMLPFSIKRAVEELKNDEVIKAALGKHTFESFYNAKISEFDDYRMRITPWEIEKYLEAL; this is encoded by the coding sequence ATGACAATCAACGCGGCCGGTAAGGAAATTCTTCAGAGGGTCAAGAAGGCGGAAGTTAAGTTCATCTTACTGCAGTTCACCGATATCCTGGGGATGATGAAATGCGTCACTATCCCGGCTTCGCGGCTGGAGGACGTTCTCGATAAAGGGATCTGGTTCGACGGCTCTTCGATCGAAGGTTTTACCCGGATCGCCGAATCCGACATGTTCCTCAAGCCCGATGTAGCGACCTATCAGCTTATCCCCTGGAAACTGGAAGGGAAAAAGTCGGCCCGCCTGATCTGCGACGTCTACACTCCCGATGGCCAACCGTTCGAAGGGGATCCCCGGTCGATCCTGAAAAGAGCCTTGGCCGAAGCCAACAAAATGGGTTATCACTTCAATACCGGCCCCGAGGTCGAGTTCTACCTCTTCAAGAAAGAGGATGGCCGGATCACTACCGCTCCGCACGATATCGGCGGCTATTTCGACTACCCGGCGCGCGATTTTGCCTCGGAAGTGCGCGAAGATATGATCTTTGCCCTGGAAGCGATGGGGATGGAAGTGGAGATGTCGCACCACGAGGTCGGTCCCGGCCAGCACGAGATCGCGGTCCGCTATTCCAACGCCCTCACTTCGGCCGACAATACCGTGACGCTGAAATACGTCATCAAATCGATCGCCGCCCAGCACGGGTTGTACGCTTCCTTTATGCCTAAGCCCTTGTTCGGCCAGGCGGGGAGCGGGATGCATGTTCACCAGTCATTGTTTGACAAGAAGGGGAAGAGCGCCTTTTTCGACGCCAAAGATAAATACAAGTTGTCCGAGGTCGCCTATAGTTATCTGGCCGGCCAGTTGGCCCACGCCCGGGCGCTGACGGCGGTCGTCGCCCCGACGGTCAACTCTTATAAGCGCCTGGTTTCTGGCTATGAAGCGCCGGTCTATATCTGCTGGGGGCAGGTCAACCGGTCAGCTCTCATCAGGATCCCGCGCTACTCGCCGGGCCGTGAGCTTTCCACTCGGATGGAGCTGCGCTGTCCCGATCCGGCCTGCAACCCGTATCTCGCCTTTGCCGCGATGTTGATGTGCGGCCTGGATGGGGTCAAGCGGGGGCTCAAGCCGCCGAAGCCGGTCGAAGAGAACGTTTACCACCTCGATCCGGCCCGGTTAAAAGAACTGAAGATCGAGATGCTGCCGTTCTCGATCAAGCGGGCGGTCGAAGAGCTGAAGAATGACGAGGTGATCAAAGCCGCCCTCGGCAAGCACACCTTCGAGAGCTTCTATAACGCCAAGATCAGCGAATTTGACGACTACCGGATGCGGATCACCCCGTGGGAGATCGAGAAATACTTGGAAGCGCTATAA
- the lnt gene encoding apolipoprotein N-acyltransferase, whose translation MSGLVLALAFPKYNLWWLAWVALVPFFYALNKAPDRRGALACGLSFGLVFFGLNLFWITSLFRFGGWWVVFGWLGLALFQSFFILLFALIPRSPIPRAISLAFSWVAVEWLRGLGPFGVTAGVVGYSQADFLPFIQIASLVTVYGVSFVVVLFNAALADVGTAFMAVREKRTGINPVPTMLFVFLLVAVCLAYGYSTISHSSLVIRNFPKLALIQPNVDQMDKMNPALVMKIFDLQENMTRQAATLEPEIIIWPETAVFTYILQDGRTLPRLQALARETQAWLVIGTPFFENGRAYNSLVSFSPLGEVVSRYDKEHPVPFGEYLPFRPLLYPLLRGTGYFDNDFWPGKEVRLIEAAGRKFAAAICFESTFPGLIKERVRRGGDIILTVTNDGWFGDSDAAYQHLQNGILRAVENRRYFVQVGNTGFSAVIDPYGRVVRRARLNSRETLFFSLPIK comes from the coding sequence TTGTCTGGCCTTGTGCTGGCGCTCGCCTTCCCGAAATACAACCTCTGGTGGCTGGCCTGGGTCGCGCTTGTTCCATTCTTCTACGCCCTGAATAAAGCACCTGACCGGCGAGGGGCGCTAGCCTGCGGCTTGAGCTTCGGACTGGTGTTCTTTGGCCTGAACCTCTTCTGGATAACTTCCCTCTTCCGTTTCGGCGGGTGGTGGGTAGTGTTTGGTTGGTTGGGCCTGGCCCTTTTTCAATCTTTCTTTATTCTATTGTTCGCCTTGATTCCTCGGTCCCCCATCCCTCGTGCCATCAGCTTGGCGTTCAGTTGGGTAGCGGTCGAATGGCTGCGCGGCCTCGGCCCTTTTGGCGTGACGGCCGGCGTTGTCGGCTATAGCCAGGCGGACTTTTTACCGTTCATCCAGATCGCCTCGCTGGTTACGGTGTATGGGGTTAGTTTTGTGGTGGTGTTGTTCAATGCGGCTTTGGCGGATGTAGGGACAGCCTTTATGGCTGTCCGAGAGAAACGGACAGGGATAAACCCTGTCCCTACAATGCTTTTTGTTTTTCTTCTGGTTGCCGTTTGTTTGGCATATGGTTACTCCACAATTAGTCATTCGTCATTAGTCATTCGTAATTTCCCCAAGCTTGCCCTCATCCAGCCCAATGTTGACCAGATGGACAAGATGAACCCGGCGCTGGTCATGAAGATCTTTGACCTTCAGGAAAATATGACCCGGCAGGCCGCGACCCTGGAACCGGAGATCATCATTTGGCCCGAGACAGCGGTTTTTACTTATATACTCCAGGATGGGCGGACCTTGCCGCGCCTGCAAGCGCTGGCCAGGGAGACGCAGGCCTGGTTGGTGATAGGGACGCCGTTTTTTGAGAATGGCCGGGCTTATAACTCGCTGGTTTCGTTCTCTCCTTTGGGCGAGGTCGTCTCCCGCTATGACAAGGAACATCCGGTCCCGTTTGGCGAGTACTTGCCTTTCCGGCCGCTCCTTTATCCCCTGTTGCGGGGGACAGGTTATTTTGACAACGATTTCTGGCCGGGGAAAGAGGTCCGGCTGATCGAAGCGGCCGGGCGGAAGTTCGCGGCGGCGATCTGTTTTGAATCGACTTTTCCCGGATTGATCAAGGAGCGGGTTAGGCGGGGCGGTGACATTATCCTGACGGTGACCAATGACGGTTGGTTCGGTGATTCCGATGCCGCTTATCAGCATCTTCAAAATGGGATCTTGCGGGCGGTGGAAAACCGGCGTTATTTCGTCCAGGTGGGAAATACTGGCTTTTCGGCGGTGATCGATCCTTACGGGCGGGTAGTGCGGCGAGCGCGGTTAAACTCGCGGGAGACGCTCTTTTTTAGCTTGCCTATTAAATAG